A region from the Thermanaeromonas toyohensis ToBE genome encodes:
- the fliI gene encoding flagellar protein export ATPase FliI: protein MALQATIRPLSSLREVNLWKQGGKITRVTGLTLEARGLRAAIGEICHIYNNGRTPVVAEVVGFREEVTLLMPLGELEGIGPGCRVVATGGSFTVPVGGDLLGRVLDGLGRPLDGGPPVRGQRYPVNNLPPNPLERRPIREILSTGVKAIDALITCGYGQRIGIFSGSGVGKSTLLGMIARHSTADINVIALIGERGREVRDFLELNLGPQGLRRSVVVVATSDQPALVRIKGAFVATAIAEYFRDQGAKVLLFMDSLTRLCLAQREVGLAIGEPPTTRGYTPSVFALLPRLLERAGNSSRGSITGLYTVLVEGDDFNEPVADAVRGLLDGHIILSRGLAARNHYPAIDILASLSRLMPEIVSSRQKELAGKLRDLLAAYSEASDLIEIGAYQPGSNPRVDMALKYYNAIQEFLKQDKEEYFSYEETLQALEKALEA, encoded by the coding sequence GGGGTTAAGGGCAGCTATAGGTGAGATATGCCACATTTACAATAATGGCCGGACCCCGGTAGTAGCTGAGGTAGTAGGTTTCCGGGAAGAGGTAACCTTACTTATGCCCTTGGGCGAGCTAGAGGGTATAGGGCCGGGTTGCCGGGTTGTAGCTACGGGGGGATCCTTTACAGTTCCTGTGGGAGGTGATCTCCTAGGACGTGTTTTAGATGGCCTGGGTAGGCCCTTGGATGGAGGGCCTCCGGTAAGGGGACAAAGATATCCCGTCAATAATTTGCCCCCGAATCCCTTAGAGAGAAGGCCTATCAGGGAGATACTCTCTACTGGCGTTAAGGCCATCGATGCTTTGATAACCTGTGGATATGGACAAAGGATAGGAATCTTTTCCGGGAGTGGCGTAGGTAAGAGCACCCTTCTGGGGATGATCGCTCGCCACAGCACAGCTGATATCAACGTTATAGCTTTGATCGGAGAGCGGGGGCGAGAAGTGAGGGATTTCTTGGAATTAAATTTGGGCCCCCAGGGTTTAAGAAGATCAGTAGTAGTGGTAGCCACTTCAGACCAGCCTGCGTTGGTAAGGATAAAGGGAGCTTTTGTGGCCACAGCTATAGCTGAATATTTCCGGGATCAGGGAGCCAAAGTACTTCTTTTTATGGATTCCCTCACCCGGCTATGCCTTGCCCAGCGCGAGGTGGGGTTGGCCATTGGCGAGCCCCCTACTACCCGGGGGTATACTCCTTCTGTCTTTGCCCTATTACCCCGGCTTCTAGAAAGAGCGGGTAATAGTTCGCGGGGTTCCATCACTGGGCTTTACACAGTATTGGTGGAAGGGGATGACTTTAATGAACCTGTGGCGGATGCGGTAAGGGGACTCCTGGACGGCCATATAATCCTTTCCCGGGGCTTAGCTGCCAGAAACCATTATCCTGCTATAGATATCCTGGCCAGCTTAAGTCGTTTAATGCCGGAGATTGTAAGCTCTAGGCAAAAGGAGCTAGCAGGAAAATTAAGGGATTTGCTGGCGGCTTACTCTGAGGCCTCTGATCTCATTGAAATCGGAGCCTACCAGCCAGGGTCTAATCCCAGAGTAGATATGGCCTTAAAATACTATAATGCCATCCAAGAATTTTTAAAACAGGATAAGGAAGAATACTTCTCTTACGAAGAAACCCTTCAAGCTCTCGAGAAGGCTTTGGAAGCGTAA
- the fliJ gene encoding flagellar export protein FliJ, translated as MPTFRFSLQKVHNYRKAVEEQHKKRLALAQKWQEEEERSLQEYLKERAVLQDKLAEMKGPAVLEELWQRELILMAMEGKIEEQGEKVAKASAVVEEYKGLVLEARQARKVLDSLKARQEASFRYTLAREEQKELDDIAAVAYNRKEGNL; from the coding sequence TTGCCTACCTTCCGCTTCTCCTTACAGAAGGTACATAATTACCGGAAAGCCGTAGAGGAACAGCATAAAAAGCGGTTAGCTTTAGCTCAGAAATGGCAAGAAGAGGAAGAGAGATCTCTCCAGGAATACCTAAAGGAGAGGGCGGTTTTACAAGATAAGTTAGCCGAAATGAAAGGGCCGGCTGTGTTAGAGGAACTTTGGCAAAGGGAGCTTATCCTTATGGCCATGGAGGGTAAAATCGAGGAACAGGGGGAGAAAGTAGCTAAGGCTTCTGCTGTGGTAGAGGAATATAAAGGTTTGGTATTGGAGGCCAGGCAGGCGCGTAAAGTTTTGGATAGCCTAAAGGCGCGCCAGGAAGCAAGCTTTAGATATACCCTTGCCCGTGAAGAACAGAAGGAGTTAGATGATATTGCTGCGGTGGCCTACAACCGCAAAGAAGGAAATTTATAA